The window CACAGCGTTTCCGGTAAAAAGTATGGACTAATTCGCTCCCCATATTTTCAGTGTTTCAAGTACAATTCTGAAGGATGCTTCAAGACCCTCTTCAGCAATCCACTCCTTCCTGGAGTGAAAGAATTCTCCTCCTGTAGGCAGATTCACAGTGGGAATACCCATGAATGATAATCTCGACCCGTCAGTACCCCCTCTTATTGAACCTTCTTCCCCTTCAAGGACAGCTCTTTCCATTCCCTTCAGGGCGTAATCAACCGGTCTTCTGTCCTTCAGAAGAATTTCTCCGGGGTTCCGGTACTGCTCTGTAAGTTCGAGCGAGATCTCTGCACGCGGATATTTAACCTTGATCCATTTCTCGATGCTGCGCATTCTGTTGATTCTCGTTTCCATACCTTCCCGGGTAAAATCACGAAGGATCATCTTCAATTCACCCTCTGCAGTTACAGAGGTGATGGAAAGAGGGTAGTCATAGCCCTCCATACCTGAGCTGTTCTCAGGCATTTCTTCTGAACTGATCATCGCAACAATATCCGCCAGAATCCGGACAGAGTTGACAAGAATATCCTTTGCACTTCCAGGATGGACTTCATTCCCTTTTACTTTCCAGTCAGCTGACCATGCATTGAAGGTTTGTGTATCCACCTTTCCAATAGCACTCCCATCAACGGTATACGCAAGATCAGCCCCGAATGTCGATATATTGAAATTGTCCATACCCCTGCCGACTTCTTCATCTGTTGTAAACGCAACCTTCAGTGGGGGTCTTGGAATATCAGGATCTGCGATCAGACTCCTGCATATCTCCATAATGATCGCAACACCGGCTTTGTCATCAGCTCCAAGCAAGGTTGTACCATCAGATGTGATTATTGTACCCCCGACGTACCTGATCATATCCTCGGTCTCTTCCGGATCTATGACAATATTTGATTGTAGAGTTATAGCCTTTCCGTCCCAGTCACTGTGAAGAACGGGAGATACATCTTTACCTGAGACATCAGGAGAAGTGTCTACGTGGGCGATCAGACCGATGACAGTATCACCGCTTCCCTTTCCGGGAAGAGCTGCATATAAAGTGCCTTTTTCATCCAGTTCGATATGCTTCATACCTGTTTCCCGTAATTCACCCTCGAGCATTCTGAGAAAATCAAGCTGACATGAGGAAGACGGTGAGGAGGTGGAGGCTGGATCGGATGCAGTATTGATTCCAACGTAGCTCAGAAATCTTTCTGTTAATCGTTCAGACATATTTCTCCTTTTCATTAGCGGATTCGATTTGGTATATATACCGAAGATTTGGATTGAGTACAGACTGAAATCCGTAAACGAGAGCAGGTGATTTTGTGGTATCCTTCAGGAACAGAAGCGTTATATCCATAAGAGATATGTCACTGGATGATCTCATAAAAATCGTTGATACAACCCGTTTTGTGAAGGAATCCAATCCCCCCGACTTCATGAAGGACAAAACCGTAGCAACATTATTCTTTGAGCCTTCCACAAGAACCAGGCTCTCCTTCGAATCGGCTGTTCTCAAAAGCGGCGGATCTGTTTTCGGTATTGCCAATCCTGGTTCATCCTCGCAGAGCAAGGGTGAATCCTTTGCAGATTCGATCAGGACTGTCGCCGGATATTGCAATGTAATTGTAATAAGGCATCCGGTAGAGGGAGCGGCAAGAATGGCTTCTGAACTATCTGATACACCTGTTATAAACGCGGGTGATGGAGCCAACCAGCATCCTACCCAGACCTTCCTGGATCTGTTCACTATTAAGGAAATACTGGGTACGCTTGATGGACTGAAGATTGGAATAGTTGGCGATCTTAAATACGGTAGAACAGTACATTCACTCACACACGCACTCACACTCTTTGGTGCAGAATTAACCTTCATCTCACCGCCTGCTCTGGCGATGCCGGAACATATGCTCAATGAACTTGATGACAGGAAGATTCATTACAGGAATATGGAAGATCTGGAAGACGCTGGAAAACGTAATCTCGATATCCTTTATGTGACCAGAATCCAGAAAGAGCGTTTCGGTGATCCGCAGGAATACGAAAAAGTTGCGGGGAGTTACAGAATCACCAGAGAAACCATTGATATCCTGGGAAAAGATATCAGAATTATGCACCCGCTCCCGCGCGTTGATGAAATTGCGGAGGAAGTTGATGATCTTCCGAACGCATTGTACTTCACTCAGGCTCACAACGGGATACCCACACGACAGGCGCTGCTTGGCCTGGTGACCGGAGGTCTGGACTGATGGACAGAGCATACAAGGTTTATTCAATTCAGAATGGAACTGTCATTGATCATATTCCAACTCCCCTTGCTCTCAAGGTC of the Candidatus Aegiribacteria sp. genome contains:
- the pepT gene encoding peptidase T codes for the protein MSERLTERFLSYVGINTASDPASTSSPSSSCQLDFLRMLEGELRETGMKHIELDEKGTLYAALPGKGSGDTVIGLIAHVDTSPDVSGKDVSPVLHSDWDGKAITLQSNIVIDPEETEDMIRYVGGTIITSDGTTLLGADDKAGVAIIMEICRSLIADPDIPRPPLKVAFTTDEEVGRGMDNFNISTFGADLAYTVDGSAIGKVDTQTFNAWSADWKVKGNEVHPGSAKDILVNSVRILADIVAMISSEEMPENSSGMEGYDYPLSITSVTAEGELKMILRDFTREGMETRINRMRSIEKWIKVKYPRAEISLELTEQYRNPGEILLKDRRPVDYALKGMERAVLEGEEGSIRGGTDGSRLSFMGIPTVNLPTGGEFFHSRKEWIAEEGLEASFRIVLETLKIWGAN
- the pyrB gene encoding aspartate carbamoyltransferase, whose translation is MVSFRNRSVISIRDMSLDDLIKIVDTTRFVKESNPPDFMKDKTVATLFFEPSTRTRLSFESAVLKSGGSVFGIANPGSSSQSKGESFADSIRTVAGYCNVIVIRHPVEGAARMASELSDTPVINAGDGANQHPTQTFLDLFTIKEILGTLDGLKIGIVGDLKYGRTVHSLTHALTLFGAELTFISPPALAMPEHMLNELDDRKIHYRNMEDLEDAGKRNLDILYVTRIQKERFGDPQEYEKVAGSYRITRETIDILGKDIRIMHPLPRVDEIAEEVDDLPNALYFTQAHNGIPTRQALLGLVTGGLD